In a genomic window of Chryseobacterium sp. G0162:
- a CDS encoding J domain-containing protein: protein MKDYYYFLGIPQDASEEDIKKAYRKLSLKYHPDKNDNDDFFADRFREIQEAYEMLSDPIRRRSYDQNLESHQRSFRYNIPPAIKTFTANKIHAKRGEEIIINWQTSNADVVKVLPFGLEKPYGERIFKITEFKDGKFQLLLHATNSLLHKTVVQGITITEVFENDTDKFKNTVEEMFKSQPRTEINKSGQPKIVMLFWGVIVLVIALYFLIKEFF, encoded by the coding sequence ATGAAAGACTACTACTATTTTCTCGGTATACCTCAGGATGCTTCGGAAGAAGACATCAAAAAAGCGTATCGGAAGCTATCTCTAAAATATCATCCCGATAAAAATGATAATGATGATTTCTTTGCAGACCGTTTCCGCGAAATTCAGGAAGCGTATGAAATGTTGAGTGATCCAATCAGGAGACGCAGTTATGATCAGAATTTAGAAAGTCATCAGCGAAGCTTTAGATATAATATTCCTCCTGCAATAAAGACTTTTACAGCGAATAAAATTCATGCAAAAAGAGGAGAGGAGATTATTATCAACTGGCAGACAAGCAATGCTGATGTAGTAAAGGTTTTGCCTTTCGGACTTGAAAAGCCATATGGGGAAAGGATCTTTAAGATCACAGAATTCAAAGATGGAAAATTTCAACTATTGCTTCACGCAACAAACTCATTATTGCATAAAACTGTAGTTCAGGGAATTACTATTACTGAGGTTTTTGAAAATGATACGGACAAATTCAAAAATACAGTGGAGGAAATGTTTAAATCACAACCGAGAACGGAGATCAACAAATCCGGGCAGCCTAAAATTGTAATGCTGTTTTGGGGTGTTATTGTGCTGGTGATCGCTTTATATTTCCTGATAAAGGAGTTTTTTTAA
- the gcvP gene encoding aminomethyl-transferring glycine dehydrogenase has translation MNTEQFVSRHISLNEADKQAMLEKLGVSSIEELISQTIPSSIRLEKDLEISEPLSEYEMLNHSKELASKNTDYTSYIGFGYHNTLLPSAIQRNIFENPSWYTAYTPYQAEIAQGRLEALLNFQTVVCDLTGFGLANASLLDESTAAAEAMHMFFNNRTKDQKKGEANKFFISDLVLPQTISVLKTKAEGLGIEIVVGDHKTHAFDTSYYGVLLQYPGKNGIVLDYTENIVEYKKLDLQVAVACDPMALVKLKSPAEMGADCAVGTSQRFGIPLGYGGPHAAFFACREEYKRDIPGRIIGVSQDMYGKRALRMALQTREQHIKREKATSNICTAQVLLAVMAGMYAVYHGPKGLNYIADQIHFKANALKGGLAALGYQVVEEPIFDTVKITMPEEEKGRLMRMMQDHRLNLNYFTEGVVSIAINESTTLEKLNYLMASFAQFKDKQTFKLEIKEGYSIPEENLRKDQILTEEVFNRYHTETELMRYIKRLERKDLSLTHSMISLGSCTMKLNAATQMLPLSWADWGSVHPFVPVDQAGGYQQMIAELEKDLATITGFAGTSLQPNSGAQGEYAGLMVIREYHISRGDHHRNVVLIPQSAHGTNPASAAMAGMKIVVVKNLENGEIDFEDLKAKTELHSANLSAVMITYPSTYGFFDANIKEITNLIHEHGGQVYMDGANMNAQVGFTSPGNIGADVCHLNLHKTFAIPHGGGGPGVGPICVAKHLVPFLPSNANIKIGTKEAIDGISAAPYGSGLILNISYSYIKMLGTEGLKKATGHAIMNANYLKLILAEHFPILYSNENGRVAHECIVDFRQFKSLGIEVADVAKRLMDYGFHAPTVSFPVAGTLMIEPTESESKSEIDRFAEALISIKHEIDEIANGQADPANNVLKNAPHTEQLVISDSWDKPYSREKAAYPLEWVRDHKFFASVSRVDEAYGDRNLVCTCEPIEAYM, from the coding sequence ATGAATACAGAACAGTTTGTGAGCCGTCACATTTCCCTAAATGAAGCCGATAAACAGGCGATGTTGGAAAAACTTGGCGTTTCTAGTATTGAAGAGTTAATTTCTCAGACCATTCCTTCTTCCATCCGTTTAGAAAAAGATCTTGAGATCTCAGAGCCACTTTCGGAATACGAAATGCTGAACCATTCTAAAGAATTGGCATCAAAAAACACTGATTATACAAGTTATATCGGTTTCGGATACCACAACACCCTTTTACCATCAGCTATTCAGAGAAATATCTTTGAAAACCCTAGCTGGTATACTGCATATACTCCTTATCAGGCTGAAATTGCACAAGGAAGACTGGAAGCTCTTCTTAATTTCCAGACTGTAGTGTGTGACCTAACTGGTTTTGGTCTTGCTAATGCTTCTTTGTTGGATGAATCTACTGCGGCTGCTGAAGCAATGCACATGTTCTTCAACAACAGAACTAAAGATCAGAAGAAAGGTGAAGCGAATAAATTCTTTATCTCTGACCTTGTATTGCCTCAGACAATCTCTGTATTAAAAACTAAGGCTGAAGGATTAGGAATTGAAATAGTTGTAGGAGATCATAAGACTCATGCATTTGATACCTCTTATTATGGTGTTCTATTGCAATATCCTGGTAAAAACGGAATCGTTCTGGATTATACAGAAAACATCGTAGAATATAAAAAATTAGACCTTCAGGTAGCAGTTGCATGTGATCCGATGGCTTTGGTGAAATTGAAATCACCGGCTGAAATGGGTGCTGACTGTGCGGTAGGTACTTCTCAGAGATTTGGTATTCCCTTAGGATACGGAGGTCCTCATGCAGCATTCTTTGCTTGTAGAGAAGAGTATAAAAGAGATATTCCTGGAAGAATCATCGGAGTTTCTCAGGATATGTATGGGAAACGTGCACTAAGAATGGCGTTACAGACTAGAGAACAGCATATTAAGAGAGAGAAGGCGACTTCTAATATCTGTACTGCTCAGGTTCTTTTAGCTGTAATGGCTGGTATGTATGCAGTGTACCACGGTCCAAAAGGATTAAACTATATTGCTGACCAAATCCATTTTAAAGCCAATGCTTTGAAAGGAGGGCTTGCAGCACTAGGGTATCAGGTAGTAGAAGAGCCTATCTTCGATACCGTGAAAATCACAATGCCGGAAGAAGAGAAAGGAAGACTGATGAGAATGATGCAGGATCACAGACTTAACCTTAACTACTTCACAGAAGGGGTTGTAAGCATTGCGATCAACGAAAGTACTACATTGGAGAAATTAAATTATCTGATGGCTTCTTTCGCTCAGTTCAAAGACAAGCAGACTTTCAAGTTAGAAATCAAAGAAGGATACAGCATTCCTGAAGAAAACCTTAGAAAGGATCAGATTCTTACAGAAGAAGTATTCAACAGATATCACACGGAGACAGAATTGATGCGTTACATCAAACGTCTTGAGAGAAAAGACTTATCATTGACTCACTCAATGATCTCTTTAGGATCTTGTACAATGAAACTGAACGCGGCTACTCAAATGTTGCCGCTTTCATGGGCAGATTGGGGAAGTGTACATCCGTTCGTACCGGTAGACCAGGCTGGAGGATATCAGCAAATGATTGCAGAGCTTGAAAAAGATCTTGCAACAATCACTGGTTTCGCAGGAACTTCATTGCAGCCAAATTCAGGGGCGCAGGGAGAATATGCAGGATTAATGGTTATCAGAGAATACCATATCTCAAGAGGTGATCATCACAGAAATGTAGTATTGATCCCTCAATCTGCACACGGAACTAACCCGGCATCTGCGGCAATGGCAGGAATGAAAATCGTAGTCGTGAAAAACCTTGAAAATGGTGAAATCGATTTCGAAGATCTTAAAGCTAAAACAGAATTACATTCAGCTAATTTATCAGCTGTAATGATTACATATCCGTCTACTTACGGATTCTTTGATGCTAATATCAAGGAAATTACTAACCTAATCCATGAACATGGAGGACAGGTTTATATGGACGGTGCCAACATGAACGCTCAGGTAGGATTTACAAGTCCAGGAAACATTGGAGCAGATGTTTGTCACTTAAATCTTCACAAAACTTTTGCCATTCCTCACGGAGGTGGAGGTCCTGGAGTAGGTCCAATTTGTGTGGCTAAGCACTTAGTACCATTCCTTCCTTCCAATGCAAACATCAAAATTGGAACTAAAGAAGCTATTGATGGTATTTCTGCAGCACCTTACGGTTCAGGATTAATTCTAAACATTTCTTATTCTTATATTAAAATGTTAGGAACTGAAGGTCTGAAAAAAGCGACAGGACATGCCATTATGAATGCTAACTACCTTAAGCTGATTTTAGCTGAACACTTCCCAATTTTATATTCAAACGAAAACGGAAGAGTAGCTCACGAATGTATCGTAGATTTCCGTCAGTTCAAATCTTTAGGAATTGAAGTGGCTGATGTGGCGAAGAGATTAATGGATTATGGTTTCCATGCTCCTACGGTTTCTTTCCCTGTTGCAGGAACATTAATGATTGAGCCTACAGAATCTGAAAGCAAGTCTGAAATTGATCGTTTTGCAGAGGCTTTAATCTCTATCAAGCATGAAATTGATGAGATTGCTAACGGACAGGCTGATCCGGCAAATAACGTATTGAAAAACGCTCCTCACACAGAACAATTGGTCATCTCTGATTCTTGGGATAAACCATACAGCAGAGAAAAGGCAGCTTATCCGCTAGAGTGGGTAAGAGATCACAAATTCTTTGCTTCTGTATCAAGAGTAGATGAAGCTTACGGAGACAGAAACTTAGTATGTACTTGTGAGCCGATTGAAGCTTATATGTAA
- a CDS encoding aspartate/glutamate racemase family protein has translation MKVIGLIGGMSWESSVLYYQILNRKTREILGGSHSSECLMYSVDFGEIALLQHQGDWETLEKKMIAAAQRLERGGADIVLICTNTMHKMAEAIEQNINIPLLHIVDSTAAEIQKKSYTKLGMLATQFSMEEDFLKKRYKTKYGIEITVPEEDQRNEVHRIIYEELVKGIIKESSKQYYLKVIGELVKNGAEAIILGCTEIELLIKQGDVSIDLFATAQIHAENAVEWALTS, from the coding sequence ATGAAAGTAATTGGTTTAATCGGGGGAATGTCGTGGGAAAGCTCGGTATTGTATTACCAGATCTTAAATAGAAAAACACGGGAAATTTTAGGAGGAAGTCATTCTTCTGAGTGTTTGATGTATTCGGTAGATTTTGGTGAAATTGCATTGTTGCAACATCAAGGAGACTGGGAAACCCTTGAGAAAAAGATGATCGCCGCTGCTCAGCGATTAGAGCGTGGTGGGGCTGATATTGTTTTGATCTGTACGAATACTATGCATAAAATGGCAGAAGCAATTGAACAAAATATAAATATTCCTTTACTACATATCGTAGACAGTACAGCAGCAGAAATTCAAAAGAAATCATATACGAAACTGGGAATGTTAGCTACCCAATTTTCGATGGAAGAAGACTTTTTAAAAAAACGATATAAAACGAAATATGGTATTGAAATAACTGTTCCCGAAGAAGACCAGAGAAATGAGGTACATCGGATTATCTATGAAGAACTTGTAAAGGGTATCATTAAAGAAAGTTCAAAACAATACTATTTGAAAGTTATTGGTGAGCTTGTGAAAAATGGTGCTGAAGCCATTATTTTGGGTTGCACAGAGATTGAATTGCTCATTAAGCAAGGGGATGTATCTATAGACCTCTTTGCAACTGCTCAAATACATGCTGAAAATGCAGTTGAGTGGGCTTTAACATCATAA
- a CDS encoding YggS family pyridoxal phosphate-dependent enzyme: MKEDILHNLKLINMRIKNACEKAGRNPDEVKLLLATKTVSAERIKIALENGPPFIAENKVQELKEKYKDLKETPHINHFIGHLQTNKIKDILKYDVICIQSLDRLELAEKLHQRLSAENKTIEVLIQVNTSNEESKFGADPNEAIELTRKVSEFPTLKVKGLMTIGLFSSEAEKVRPCFKILKNLQQEIIRENIPNVEMDELSMGMSSDLETAIEEGATIVRIGTAIFGARIYPDSYYWDEGNSNKKK; the protein is encoded by the coding sequence ATGAAAGAAGACATTCTTCACAACCTGAAACTCATCAATATGCGGATTAAAAATGCTTGTGAAAAAGCAGGAAGAAATCCTGATGAAGTTAAGCTTCTGCTGGCCACTAAAACCGTTTCCGCGGAACGTATTAAAATAGCACTGGAAAACGGACCACCCTTTATTGCAGAAAATAAAGTTCAGGAACTGAAGGAAAAATATAAAGATTTAAAAGAAACTCCCCACATCAATCATTTTATCGGGCATCTTCAGACTAATAAAATCAAAGATATTCTAAAATATGATGTCATCTGTATTCAATCACTGGATCGTTTAGAGCTGGCAGAAAAACTGCATCAAAGACTTTCAGCCGAGAACAAAACGATCGAAGTTTTGATTCAGGTAAATACCTCGAATGAAGAAAGTAAGTTTGGAGCAGATCCAAATGAGGCTATTGAATTAACCAGAAAAGTCTCCGAATTCCCTACATTGAAAGTAAAAGGTCTCATGACCATTGGATTATTCAGTTCAGAAGCAGAAAAGGTAAGACCATGTTTTAAAATTCTTAAAAACCTACAACAGGAAATCATTCGTGAAAACATTCCCAATGTGGAAATGGATGAACTTTCTATGGGGATGAGCAGTGATCTTGAAACAGCTATAGAAGAGGGCGCTACTATTGTGCGGATTGGAACGGCAATATTTGGAGCCAGAATTTATCCGGACAGCTATTATTGGGATGAAGGAAACAGCAATAAAAAGAAATAA
- a CDS encoding AAA family ATPase → MNLYNLIIQDKDQVSLNDVFLNKNNRDQLVQLIKEHTYSKELQEYGLPVNHKILLQGSSGCGKTMTAKAIANALGKNIIILNLSNIVSSRIGETSQNIKMIFDKAARERSVLFLDELDQIGKARGSDDKDVGEMRRLVNTLLQLIDYYPENALLLCATNHPEIIDTALLRRFQLRIHYEMPSTEFLNTFYDTLLSQFPEDMRAIERKYSISFAEAKDHALTAVKTALIQKLEAKESIQS, encoded by the coding sequence ATGAATCTGTACAACCTTATTATTCAAGATAAAGACCAGGTAAGCCTTAACGATGTATTTCTCAATAAAAACAACAGAGATCAGCTTGTACAGCTTATTAAGGAACATACTTACAGCAAGGAACTTCAGGAGTACGGCCTTCCCGTGAATCATAAAATCCTTCTTCAGGGAAGTTCAGGATGCGGAAAAACAATGACAGCAAAGGCAATTGCCAATGCGCTTGGAAAAAACATCATCATTTTAAATTTAAGCAATATTGTTTCCTCCAGAATTGGGGAAACTTCCCAAAATATTAAAATGATTTTTGATAAAGCTGCAAGAGAAAGATCTGTTCTTTTTCTTGATGAACTGGATCAGATCGGAAAAGCAAGAGGCAGTGATGATAAAGATGTTGGGGAAATGAGAAGACTGGTGAATACTTTACTGCAGCTTATTGATTATTATCCCGAAAACGCGCTTTTACTGTGTGCTACCAATCACCCTGAGATTATTGATACGGCTCTGCTAAGACGTTTTCAACTTAGAATCCATTATGAAATGCCTTCCACCGAGTTTCTGAATACTTTCTATGATACCCTGCTCAGCCAATTCCCTGAGGATATGAGAGCGATTGAAAGAAAATACTCTATTTCATTTGCAGAAGCTAAAGACCATGCTTTAACAGCTGTAAAAACAGCTTTAATTCAAAAACTGGAAGCTAAAGAATCCATCCAGTCATGA
- a CDS encoding DMT family transporter has translation MGRSYLFLALAIVFEIIATTFLKKSEEFSKLWPSVVTVIGYACAFYFLSLSLRQIPVGVTYAIWSGVGIVFITIIGVVAFKQVPDLPAIIGIALIILGVVVINVFSKMGTH, from the coding sequence ATGGGACGCAGTTATCTTTTTTTGGCTTTGGCCATTGTATTTGAAATCATAGCCACTACCTTTCTGAAAAAATCAGAAGAGTTTTCAAAATTATGGCCATCCGTTGTTACGGTAATAGGATATGCCTGCGCTTTTTATTTTTTAAGTTTGAGCCTTCGTCAGATTCCGGTGGGAGTTACGTATGCCATCTGGTCTGGAGTAGGAATCGTTTTCATCACAATCATCGGAGTGGTGGCCTTTAAACAGGTTCCGGATCTGCCTGCCATTATCGGAATAGCTCTCATTATTTTAGGAGTAGTTGTCATTAATGTGTTTTCAAAGATGGGAACCCATTAA
- a CDS encoding glycosyltransferase family 32 protein — protein MKRKNPEYQYFFYDDHDIVKFLSEEFPPQYIDCYNRLTIGAAKADFFRYAILYKKGGVYLDVDSTITKPFRRLIKDEDEAVLSRERHENLYVQWALIFRKDHPFLKKTLELMLYNIENHCYPNNVHATTGPTVFTEGIKQSLEENPEIPYTLFNGIEFRGYLQFKYKLGKFFLYKSRSQHWKQLQTTQDIII, from the coding sequence ATGAAAAGGAAAAATCCTGAGTATCAATATTTTTTCTATGATGATCATGATATCGTAAAATTTTTGTCTGAAGAATTTCCACCACAATATATTGACTGTTATAACAGGCTCACCATTGGTGCAGCAAAAGCAGATTTTTTCAGATATGCGATTTTGTACAAAAAAGGAGGAGTATATCTGGATGTAGACAGTACAATCACCAAACCTTTTAGGCGACTTATTAAAGATGAAGATGAAGCAGTACTCAGTAGGGAAAGACACGAAAATCTATATGTTCAATGGGCACTTATTTTTAGAAAAGATCATCCTTTTTTAAAGAAAACACTGGAACTAATGCTTTATAATATAGAAAACCACTGTTATCCTAATAATGTACATGCTACTACAGGTCCTACTGTATTCACTGAAGGGATAAAACAGTCTTTAGAAGAAAATCCGGAAATTCCCTACACCTTATTTAATGGAATTGAATTCCGTGGTTATTTACAATTCAAATATAAGTTGGGAAAATTTTTTCTGTATAAAAGCAGATCACAACACTGGAAACAGCTTCAAACCACACAAGATATTATTATTTAA
- a CDS encoding DNA-formamidopyrimidine glycosylase family protein, with protein sequence MPEGPSIILMKENLLQFVDHKVTEASGNAKFDKEAFMGQMLREIRTFGKQTYLVFEKSAIRIHLLMFGSYSINEQTKPDKSLRLALLFSSEGMYFYTCSVKTVELEFLSTIDWEADVMSDLWNPEKAEKKLKAHPQMMVCDALMDQNIFSGVGNIIKNEVLFRIGVQPESLIGNLPAKKRKELIAEARNYSFEFLEWKREFTLKKHWLVHTKSVCPVCGQKLIKKKTGIGKRRSFYCENDQQLIKE encoded by the coding sequence ATGCCTGAAGGTCCATCTATTATTTTAATGAAAGAAAACCTGTTGCAATTTGTTGATCATAAAGTAACAGAAGCATCTGGCAATGCAAAATTTGACAAGGAAGCATTTATGGGTCAAATGCTTCGTGAGATCCGCACTTTTGGAAAACAAACCTATCTGGTCTTTGAAAAATCGGCCATTCGTATTCATTTATTGATGTTTGGGTCTTATAGTATTAACGAGCAGACGAAACCGGACAAGAGCTTAAGGTTAGCGCTGCTTTTCTCAAGCGAAGGGATGTATTTTTATACCTGCTCTGTAAAAACTGTTGAATTGGAATTTCTTTCCACTATAGACTGGGAAGCAGATGTGATGAGCGATCTATGGAATCCTGAAAAAGCTGAAAAGAAGCTGAAAGCCCATCCACAAATGATGGTATGTGATGCTTTAATGGATCAGAATATATTTTCAGGTGTTGGAAATATCATTAAGAATGAAGTTCTTTTCAGAATTGGTGTACAACCGGAAAGCTTAATAGGGAATCTTCCTGCTAAAAAGCGAAAGGAACTTATTGCAGAAGCCAGAAATTACAGTTTCGAATTCCTTGAATGGAAAAGAGAATTTACGCTGAAAAAACACTGGCTGGTTCATACAAAATCAGTCTGTCCAGTATGTGGACAAAAGCTGATTAAGAAAAAAACAGGAATTGGAAAGAGAAGAAGTTTTTATTGTGAAAATGACCAGCAACTTATTAAAGAATAG
- a CDS encoding class I SAM-dependent methyltransferase produces MKDNAWLDKWNERYTHEEFVYGTAPNNYLEEQLKKLKPGTILFPADGEGRNSVYAALQGWKASSFDISEQGRHKALQLAEQNDVTIDYQVGELQTLGYHKQQFDVIALIYAHFPADIKSSIHQMLDQYLRKGGFIIFEAFSKKHLDYVTKNEKVGGPRDIDDLFSIEEIKADFPNYSIIELQETEIELKEGLFHNGTGSVIRFVGQKQ; encoded by the coding sequence ATGAAAGACAACGCATGGCTTGACAAATGGAATGAAAGATATACCCACGAGGAATTTGTATATGGAACAGCTCCCAATAATTATTTGGAAGAACAACTCAAAAAATTAAAACCCGGCACCATTCTGTTTCCTGCTGACGGTGAGGGAAGAAATTCTGTTTACGCAGCATTACAGGGCTGGAAAGCATCATCTTTTGACATTAGTGAACAAGGCCGACACAAAGCTTTGCAACTTGCAGAGCAGAATGATGTAACCATTGATTATCAGGTGGGAGAACTCCAAACATTGGGTTATCATAAACAACAATTTGATGTAATTGCTCTTATTTATGCTCATTTTCCAGCAGATATTAAATCATCCATCCATCAAATGCTGGATCAATATCTTCGAAAAGGTGGATTTATTATTTTCGAAGCTTTCAGTAAAAAACATCTTGATTACGTCACAAAAAACGAAAAGGTAGGTGGTCCAAGAGACATTGATGACCTATTTTCTATAGAAGAAATTAAAGCAGATTTCCCTAACTACTCTATCATAGAGCTTCAGGAAACAGAGATTGAACTTAAGGAAGGATTATTTCACAACGGAACAGGCTCTGTGATCCGCTTTGTAGGACAAAAACAATAG